GCGAATTCGGCCGGCGTGGTAACGCTGCGCAGGGGTGTGTTGGCGGCGATGTAGTCGAACACCGCTTCCGGCGTGGCGGCGCTGGCATCGGTGGTGCGCAGCAGGCCGCCGGACAGCATGTTCACGGTGATGCCATGCGGGCCGAGGTCGCCGGCCAGGGTGCGGGTGAGTGACAGCAGTGCGGCCTTGGCAGCGGTGTAGTCGTGGTAGGGCACGACCGGGTTCTGGAACAGGTTGGTGCCGATGTTGATCACGCGCCCGAAGCGTCGGGCCTGCATGCCGGGCAAGGCCGCCTGCACGGTGTTCAGGGCGCCGCGCACGCTGCCCTCGAACTGCGCCTGGAAGGCCGGCCAACCGATGGCGGCAGCACCGTCGCGGGCATCACCATTGAACGAGAACGCTGCGAGTGCGTTGTTGACCACCGTGGTGACGCCCTGGCCGAAGTGGGCCAGGGCATGCTGCAGCATCGCATCGACCTGGCTGCGGTCAGTGACGTCGGCCGGCAGTGCGATTGCCTGTCCGCCGAGCTCGGCGGCCAGGGCTCGTGCGGGGCCTTCGCTGCGGTGGTAGTTGACGATGACGCGCGCACCCTGCGCAGCGAACGCGCGGGCGATGTGCTGGCCAAGGCCGCGGCCGGCACCGGTGACCAGTACCAGCTGTTCGCTGATCTGCATGAGGGAGCTGCCATCCATTGCATGAAAGGGCATGCAGCGTAGCAGCGATGGCGCTTGCCGGAGCGGGCGTGCTGCCGCTAGCCTGCAGGCATGAACCAGACTCCCCTGCGATTGCTTATTCACGGTGCCTCCGGGCGCATGGGCCAGGCCCTGCTGCGGCTGGCCGCCGAACATCCCGAAACCCTGCAGATCGTGGCCGCAGTGACCGGCCGTGCGCCGGCGCAGCGCGTGGTCGATGGCGTGCCGTTCTTCGGTGCCAGCGAACTGTCCGGCGCGCCGGTGTTCGACGTGGCGATCGACTTCAGCCTGCCGGAGGGTTTCGACCCGCTGCTGGCGTTGTGCGTGGAGCGGGGTGCAGGGCTGGTGTCGGGCACCACCGGCATCTCCAGCACGCAGCGACTGGCGCTGGAGGCCGCGGCGGCGAAGATCCCGCTGGTCTGGGCCTCGAACTTCAGCCTGGGCGTGGCGGTACTGGACGAGCTGGTGGAGCGCGCGGCGCAGGCGCTGGCCGGCTGGAACTGTGACATCGTCGAATCGCACCACACCCAGAAGAAGGACGCGCCGTCGGGCACCGCGCTGACCCTGGGCGCGGCCGCGCAGCGGGGCGGGGCGGAACCGCATTACGCCAGCCTGCGTGCCGGCGACATCGTGGGCGAGCATCTGGTGCAGTTCACCGGGCTGGGCGAGCGCGTCGAGCTGGTGCATCGGGCCACCAACCGCGACATCTTCGCCCGCGGTGCCCTGTTCGCCGCCCGCCAGCTGCAGGACCGGGCCCCGGGCAGCTATCGGGTGCGGGACCTGCTGGACGGCCCCCGGTAACGGTCCAGGCCGATGGTAGATGCCAACCTTGGTTGGCAGGCTTTCCGGGAAGCGCCAACCAAGGTTGGCGTCTACCAGAGTCATGGCGGCCCCGCATACGCCGCCGGATTGAAATGAATGCGCAATCGCCTGTTCATGAAGCGCGATAACCGCTGGCGCGAGCGCCCCGGCAGCGCTACAATTCGCACTCGCCGAATCACGAAAGCCGGACCGGTCCCAGACCGTACGTCCGCGCTTTTTTGCAACCGGATTTCCGTGAAGCGCAGGCGTGACTTCGGCAGCCCCCTCGGTAGCCAAAGTGAGATTCCCGTGACCCAAGCCGCAATCCTCGTCCTCGAAGACGG
The sequence above is a segment of the Stenotrophomonas maltophilia genome. Coding sequences within it:
- a CDS encoding 3-oxoacyl-ACP reductase, translating into MQISEQLVLVTGAGRGLGQHIARAFAAQGARVIVNYHRSEGPARALAAELGGQAIALPADVTDRSQVDAMLQHALAHFGQGVTTVVNNALAAFSFNGDARDGAAAIGWPAFQAQFEGSVRGALNTVQAALPGMQARRFGRVINIGTNLFQNPVVPYHDYTAAKAALLSLTRTLAGDLGPHGITVNMLSGGLLRTTDASAATPEAVFDYIAANTPLRSVTTPAEFADAALFFASPWSRAVTGQNLVVDGGLVRD
- a CDS encoding 4-hydroxy-tetrahydrodipicolinate reductase, coding for MGQALLRLAAEHPETLQIVAAVTGRAPAQRVVDGVPFFGASELSGAPVFDVAIDFSLPEGFDPLLALCVERGAGLVSGTTGISSTQRLALEAAAAKIPLVWASNFSLGVAVLDELVERAAQALAGWNCDIVESHHTQKKDAPSGTALTLGAAAQRGGAEPHYASLRAGDIVGEHLVQFTGLGERVELVHRATNRDIFARGALFAARQLQDRAPGSYRVRDLLDGPR